The following are encoded in a window of Euwallacea fornicatus isolate EFF26 chromosome 21, ASM4011564v1, whole genome shotgun sequence genomic DNA:
- the LOC136345842 gene encoding thiamine transporter 2-like: MEISWLLVSLLLCAFGFLKEIRPSEPFIYEFLIGPWRNVTEEQITQQVYPAGTYSYLALLVVVFLITDLARYKPLIVFSGLCGIVGWSLLLWTTSLRDLLILEVFYGSFMACEVAYYTYIYAKVDKRYYQQVTSHTRAAILGGRTISGILGQLLISLNVMDFRQLNYITLGALSVATFWSLFLPPVKKSIYFHQETSLPLSKTKKTKQAFNTMIQHLKRGYSNAHTVKWSIWWSLATCGFVQVQTYIQTLWSAIVGDQDYTQYNGAVEAVLTLTGFLGALIVGFLRVNWSTWGEVVLTCCSLIQGTLMMVSAQTDYIVVSYVCYVVFGASFHFMITIASSEIATFIEEDSYGLIFGINTFAALSFQTILMVVVVTGDIGFGLQPRGQFLVYGGYHLVLGLIFLIIAVYNRISSAREQVIESKAFDAS; the protein is encoded by the exons ATGGAAATAAGTTGGCTCTTGGTCTCCTTATTACTATGTGCCTTCgggtttttaaaagaaattcgcCCTTCCGAACCATTTATCTACGAATTCCTTATAGGCCCTTGGAGAAACGTCACAGAGGAGCAGATTACCCAGCAGGTTTATCCTGCGGGGACTTACTCCTATTTGGCTTTATTAGTGGTGGTTTTTCTTATTACTGATCTGGCCAGGTATAAacctttaatagttttttcgGGATTATGTGGAATTGTTGGTTGGAGCCTACTTCTATGGACTACGAGTCTTCGAGATCTGCTAATCCTTGAA GTGTTTTATGGGTCTTTCATGGCTTGCGAAGTGGCCTACTATACGTACATTTATGCTAAAGTAGATAAACGCTACTATCAGCAAGTGACTTCGCATACCAGGGCTGCGATTTTGGGTGGGAGAACCATCTCTGGTATTCTTGGACAGCTGCTGATCTCACTCAATGTTATGGATTTCCGGCAGCTGAATTATATCACTTTAGgag CACTAAGTGTTGCGACATTCTGGAGCCTTTTCCTGCCGCCAGTAAAAAAGTCCATATACTTCCACCAAGAAACTTCCCTGCCGCTCTCTAAAACCAAGAAAACAAAGCAAGCCTTCAACACCATGATTCAGCATTTGAAACGGGGCTACTCCAATGCGCACACGGTGAAGTGGTCGATTTGGTGGTCATTGGCCACGTGCGGTTTTGTACAGGTTCAAACCTATATACAGACCTTGTGGAGCGCCATAGTGGGGGATCAAGACTATACCCAGTACAATGGGGCTGTCGAGGCTGTTTTGACCCTAACGGGGTTTCTAGGAGCTTTAATCGTGGGGTTCTTAAGGGTGAATTGGTCCACCTGGGGAGAGGTTGTTCTCACTTGTTGTTCGCTCATTCAGGGGACTCTGATGATGGTTTCTGCCCAAACCGACTATATTGTGGTTAGTTATGTGTGTTACGTGGTTTTTGGGGCTTCATTTCATTTCATGATCACCATTGCCAGCAGCGAGATCGCCACGTTCATCGAGGAGGACAGTTATGGGCTGATTTTCGGGATTAATACTTTTGCAGCTCTATCGTTTCAGACGATTTTAATGGTGGTAGTTGTCACTGGGGATATAGGGTTTGGGCTGCAGCCCCGGGGGCAGTTTTTAGTTTACGGGGGGTATCATCTAGTCTTAGGATTAATTTTCCTGATTATAGCAGTCTACAATCGCATTAGCTCCGCAAGAGAGCAAGTCATAGAGTCAAAGGCCTTTGATGCCAGTTGA
- the LOC136345832 gene encoding angiopoietin-related protein 7-like isoform X1, translating into MICFLTFVALFRTALTVEITSTSIREETISDQLGTMRNTVKVLTDQWEKWNTLFITSLEPRIASTASTLSSIDSNIHNLQERAHVWDTFQLHVTAWNDQLATMDRKIDILKKAVEQISSMDSKINSLLSEDFKLDKVVKMVNSLLDVTANIETGVKSKQFCSKPAKDSLFEEFAARGILSSLKLVERKVDQLFSTRQCDHSRSDEVPRPSSKSMEVLIGDISSKVDVIFDSVAKTNEVDYAEDYVESIRDLEGSGAAHKIQNRKRSPALSCKLSVRDLEERMRGMENKIDNLIAEGRSRMQQEDMVRLMDLWAKTVSANQTRNLQLLLDSYFAAPDSKFIATTEATATTKRTTLTSTHKSSSCNELKAHSPSGSYTFFNNRRDLLYERFFNRQFCELRNGTLWTVIQRRDNYTIQQDFNVSWYDYKLGFGDLRKDFWMGNNFLSRFSQSRDLTLRIELEDFEGNTAWAQYEDFRVAGEDEGYQLTIGAYVGNASDSFSSHNGSRFSTYDKKNDLAPDCCSCSISYGGGWWFNRCFEANLNGVYYRNPTENKHFKGVIWELWLGNYSLKKSLMMVKVKEVNKGFSDVEDP; encoded by the exons ATGATCtgttttttaacatttgtaGCCCTATTTCGCACGGCGCTAACTGTAGAAATTACATCAACGTCAATACGCGAAGAGACCATTAGCGATCAATTGGGGACGATGAGGAACACTGTTAAGGTGCTCACGG ATCAGTGGGAGAAGTGGAATACGCTGTTCATCACGTCTCTGGAGCCCCGAATCGCATCAACGGCATCAACATTATCCAGCATCGACAGCAACATTCACAACTTACAGGAAAGAGCTCACGTGTGGGACACATTTCAGCTTCACGTGACTGCCTGGAACGATCAATTGGCGACCATGGACAGAAAAATCGATATTCTCAAGAA GGCAGTGGAGCAAATCTCGTCAATGGACTCTAAGATAAACTCGCTTTTGTCTGAAGACTTTAAGCTGGataaggtggtcaaaatggtCAATTCTCTTCTGGATGTGACGGCCAACATCGAAACCGGCGTGAAATCTAAGCAATTTTGCAGTAAGCCCGCCAAAGACTCTTTGTTTGAAGAATTTGCAGCTCGAGGCATATTGAGCTCCCTCAAATTGGTGGAGAGGAAAGTCGATCAACTTTTCAGTACCAGACAATGCGACCATTCCAGATCTGACGAAGTGCCGAGACCCAGCTCTAAATCTATGGAAGTTTTGATTGGTGATATTTCCTCGAAAGTGGACGTAATTTTCGACTCTGTGGCCAAAACCAATGAGGTGGATTATGCAGAGGATTACGTGGAATCCATAAGGGATTTGGAAGGCAGCGGAGCCGcccataaaattcaaaaccgGAAGCGCAGCCCTGCGTTGAGTTGCAAACTGTCAGTTCGAGATTTAGAGGAGAGGATGAGAGggatggaaaataaaattgataatttgatCGCTGAGGGCAGGAGTAGGATGCAGCAAGAAGATATGGTGCGATTAATGGACCTGTGGGCCAAAACTGTTAGTGCCAATCAAACCAGGAATTTGCAGCTGCTTCTGGACAGCTACTTCGCTGCACCTGACtccaaatttattgcaaccaCTGAAGCTACAGCTACCACCAAAAGGACAACGTTAACTTCGACGCACAAAAGCTCGTCTTGCAATGAGCTGAAGGCCCATAGCCCCAGCGGTTCTTACACTTTCTTCAACAATCGCCGTGATTTGCTCTACGAGCGGTTTTTCAATAGGCAATTTTGCGAGCTCAGAAATGGAACTCTTTGGACCGTCATCCAGCGCAGAGACAACTACACCATCCAACAAGATTTCAACGTCTCTTGGTATGACTATAAATTGGGCTTCGGAGATCTAAGGAAGGACTTCTGGATGGGCAACAACTTCCTGAGTAGATTTTCCCAATCTCGTGATCTTACTCTACGTATAGAACTTGAGGATTTCGAGGGAAACACTGCTTGGGCTCAATACGAAGACTTTAGAGTGGCAGGCGAAGATGAGGGGTACCAATTGACCATTGGAGCATACGTAGGAAATGCTTCAGATTCTTTTTCTAGCCACAATGGATCGCGTTTTAGCACTTATGATAAAAAGAATGATCTTGCTCCTGATTGCTGCTCGTGTTCCATATCGTATGGGGGAGGATGGTGGTTTAACAG ATGTTTTGAGGCAAATCTCAATGGAGTTTACTATAGGAATCCAACGGAGAATAAGCATTTTAAAGGAGTGATTTGGGAGCTTTGGCTGGGGAATTATTCGCTCAAAAAATCGCTTATGATGGTCAAGGTTAAGGAAGTTAATAAAGGCTTTAGTGACGTTGAAGATCCTTAG
- the LOC136345832 gene encoding angiopoietin-related protein 7-like isoform X2 has product MRNTVKVLTDQWEKWNTLFITSLEPRIASTASTLSSIDSNIHNLQERAHVWDTFQLHVTAWNDQLATMDRKIDILKKAVEQISSMDSKINSLLSEDFKLDKVVKMVNSLLDVTANIETGVKSKQFCSKPAKDSLFEEFAARGILSSLKLVERKVDQLFSTRQCDHSRSDEVPRPSSKSMEVLIGDISSKVDVIFDSVAKTNEVDYAEDYVESIRDLEGSGAAHKIQNRKRSPALSCKLSVRDLEERMRGMENKIDNLIAEGRSRMQQEDMVRLMDLWAKTVSANQTRNLQLLLDSYFAAPDSKFIATTEATATTKRTTLTSTHKSSSCNELKAHSPSGSYTFFNNRRDLLYERFFNRQFCELRNGTLWTVIQRRDNYTIQQDFNVSWYDYKLGFGDLRKDFWMGNNFLSRFSQSRDLTLRIELEDFEGNTAWAQYEDFRVAGEDEGYQLTIGAYVGNASDSFSSHNGSRFSTYDKKNDLAPDCCSCSISYGGGWWFNRCFEANLNGVYYRNPTENKHFKGVIWELWLGNYSLKKSLMMVKVKEVNKGFSDVEDP; this is encoded by the exons ATGAGGAACACTGTTAAGGTGCTCACGG ATCAGTGGGAGAAGTGGAATACGCTGTTCATCACGTCTCTGGAGCCCCGAATCGCATCAACGGCATCAACATTATCCAGCATCGACAGCAACATTCACAACTTACAGGAAAGAGCTCACGTGTGGGACACATTTCAGCTTCACGTGACTGCCTGGAACGATCAATTGGCGACCATGGACAGAAAAATCGATATTCTCAAGAA GGCAGTGGAGCAAATCTCGTCAATGGACTCTAAGATAAACTCGCTTTTGTCTGAAGACTTTAAGCTGGataaggtggtcaaaatggtCAATTCTCTTCTGGATGTGACGGCCAACATCGAAACCGGCGTGAAATCTAAGCAATTTTGCAGTAAGCCCGCCAAAGACTCTTTGTTTGAAGAATTTGCAGCTCGAGGCATATTGAGCTCCCTCAAATTGGTGGAGAGGAAAGTCGATCAACTTTTCAGTACCAGACAATGCGACCATTCCAGATCTGACGAAGTGCCGAGACCCAGCTCTAAATCTATGGAAGTTTTGATTGGTGATATTTCCTCGAAAGTGGACGTAATTTTCGACTCTGTGGCCAAAACCAATGAGGTGGATTATGCAGAGGATTACGTGGAATCCATAAGGGATTTGGAAGGCAGCGGAGCCGcccataaaattcaaaaccgGAAGCGCAGCCCTGCGTTGAGTTGCAAACTGTCAGTTCGAGATTTAGAGGAGAGGATGAGAGggatggaaaataaaattgataatttgatCGCTGAGGGCAGGAGTAGGATGCAGCAAGAAGATATGGTGCGATTAATGGACCTGTGGGCCAAAACTGTTAGTGCCAATCAAACCAGGAATTTGCAGCTGCTTCTGGACAGCTACTTCGCTGCACCTGACtccaaatttattgcaaccaCTGAAGCTACAGCTACCACCAAAAGGACAACGTTAACTTCGACGCACAAAAGCTCGTCTTGCAATGAGCTGAAGGCCCATAGCCCCAGCGGTTCTTACACTTTCTTCAACAATCGCCGTGATTTGCTCTACGAGCGGTTTTTCAATAGGCAATTTTGCGAGCTCAGAAATGGAACTCTTTGGACCGTCATCCAGCGCAGAGACAACTACACCATCCAACAAGATTTCAACGTCTCTTGGTATGACTATAAATTGGGCTTCGGAGATCTAAGGAAGGACTTCTGGATGGGCAACAACTTCCTGAGTAGATTTTCCCAATCTCGTGATCTTACTCTACGTATAGAACTTGAGGATTTCGAGGGAAACACTGCTTGGGCTCAATACGAAGACTTTAGAGTGGCAGGCGAAGATGAGGGGTACCAATTGACCATTGGAGCATACGTAGGAAATGCTTCAGATTCTTTTTCTAGCCACAATGGATCGCGTTTTAGCACTTATGATAAAAAGAATGATCTTGCTCCTGATTGCTGCTCGTGTTCCATATCGTATGGGGGAGGATGGTGGTTTAACAG ATGTTTTGAGGCAAATCTCAATGGAGTTTACTATAGGAATCCAACGGAGAATAAGCATTTTAAAGGAGTGATTTGGGAGCTTTGGCTGGGGAATTATTCGCTCAAAAAATCGCTTATGATGGTCAAGGTTAAGGAAGTTAATAAAGGCTTTAGTGACGTTGAAGATCCTTAG
- the vsg gene encoding sialomucin core protein 24, protein MQWFAFVLLISFSVCFAQQSAPTGSKTANNNTVPIGNKRLPITDTPITETKNSNKTGNSDNLVINGRTVTDASVTEINEPSPTTQSTSSTTPNSTTVAPTSSTIIPKTTSTPASTTTTVTTLKPVTTINPTAEPVTTTAIPYHDRKFDGPSFVGGIILALGLVAIGFVAFKFYKARTEMNYHTL, encoded by the exons atgCAGTGGTTTGCTTTCGTTTTATTGATAAGCTTCAGCGTCTGTTTCGCCCAACAATCTGCACCCACTGGGA GCAAAACTGCAAATAATAATACTGTTCCCATTGGTAACAAAAGGCTCCCTATTACTGACACCCCAATAACAGAAACCAAAAACTCCA ACAAAACGGGAAACTCTGACAATCTAGTCATCAATGGAAGAACCGTTACTGATGCCAGTGTAACCGAAATAAATG AACCAAGTCCAACAACTCAAAGTACAAGTAGTACAACCCCAAATTCCACAACCGTTGCCCCAACCAGTTCTACAATAATTCCTAAAACAACTTCAACCCCAGCCTCAACAACTACAACTGTAACAACACTTAAACCAGTAACTACAATAAACCCAACTGCAGAACCTGTTACTACCACTGCAATTCCCTATCATGACCGAAAATTTGATGGGCCCAGTTTTGTGGGAGGTATCATTTTGGCTCTGGGATTGGTCGCTATAGGTTTTgtggcatttaaattttataaagctCGTACGGAGATGAATTATCACACTCTCTAG
- the Prosalpha2 gene encoding proteasome subunit alpha type-2: MASERYSFSLTTFSPSGKLVQIEYALAAVSAGAPSVGIKASNGVVIATENKHKSILYDEHSVHKVEMITKHIGMIYSGMGPDYRLLVKQARKMAQQYYLVYQEPIPTVQLVQRVAAIMQEYTQSGGVRPFGVSLLICGWDNDRPYLFQCDPSGAYFAWKATAMGKNYINGKTFLEKRYSEDLELDDAVHTAILTLKESFEGQMTADNIEVGICDASGFRRLEPSHVKDYLANIP; encoded by the exons ATGGCATCAGAACGGTACAGTTTCTCACTTACTACTTTCAG CCCGTCCGGCAAACTGGTTCAAATCGAGTATGCTTTGGCAGCGGTAAGTGCAGGGGCTCCCTCAGTGGGTATCAAAG CATCTAATGGGGTGGTTATCGCCAcagaaaacaaacacaaatcgaTTTTGTATGATGAGCACAGCGTGCATAAAGTCGAGatgattacaaaacacattgGGATGATTTACTCGGGAATGGGACCCGATTATAGGTTATTAGTCAAGCAGGCCCGGAAGATGGCTCAGCAATATTATTTGGTGTATCAAGAGCCCATTCCCACTGTCCAGTTAGTGCAGAGGGTAGCTGCGATCATGCAGGAGTATACTCAATCGGGAG GTGTGAGACCTTTTGGTGTCTCATTATTGATTTGTGGCTGGGACAATGATAGACCATACCTCTTCCAATGTGACCCATCTGGAGCTTACTTTGCCTGGAAAGCCACTGCCATGGGCAAAAACTATATCAATGGCAAAACCTTCTTAGAAAAACG GTATAGTGAAGATTTGGAGCTGGATGATGCAGTTCATACAGCAATTCTCACATTAAAAGAGAGTTTTGAGGGGCAAATGACTGCTGATAATATTGAAGTAGGGATCTGTGATGCCTCAGGATTTAGGCGACTGGAACCTTCCCATGTTAAAGACTATTTGGCGAATATTCCTTAA